The sequence CATGGATGTAAACGACACAACTCACATATGTTCGAAACAAAATTGGGAGTACATAACAGCAAAACCACTTCTAAGTTCGAAACAAAATTGGGAGTACATAACAGCAAAACCACTTCTAAGTTCTAACTTCTACAGCAGTGTCAGTCAGAAATGCAtacaacaaaaagaagaaaaaaatggattTGTACGTATGTGCTGTATCACAAAACAGAAGCATCATCACAAGTATTTGTCTAATTCgcgttgaaatatattatctacTGTTCTTCTATTCTTCGTTACGAACAAATGGACAGGGAGAACCTATCAGTAATACATATTCTTCAGTAGTTACCAGGAACCCTAGGGAAGGAGACTCATTaacgttttcttcttttttttctccttcTGTTTTCCATTATGTTTCTTCTTgacaccaaaaaaaaatacaagaataGGCGTGATTATGATGACCTTCACTATGTAGCATAACACCAAGGATCCTGAGAGATGGGATGAAGCAGGGTAGAAAAAGAGGTTGCAGACCTTCAGCTGTCTAAAGAACTGTTGGAACATGGTTTGTTCTTCACTTTAACGTAGCACCAAGAAACAGTTTGTACGACCTTTTCAGTCGCCTGAAACAAACGTCTTCCCAGCATAGTATCTCTTTTCGCTTTCTTCCTTTTTTGCATTACGTTTCTGCATATGAAGTTGAAAGTTGGTAAAGGTAATTGCTCAACAGAGATGAATCACTTTTATCGAAAGAGACAATATGACGATAGCAAGCTAACTTTCATTTCCCATCACTTTTGCAATAATTTATCCACGTCAAGGAGTCGGTGTAAAGTTCAACATACGTTACTGTAACTGGCAGAGTGTAGTTACAGAATCAAACTAAGATGTTCAAGAAAAAGATCTAGTATTAAAGTACCTTGTAAGCTTCAAGATTAGCAATTATCCTTTTCGCCactgaggtggtggttatattcTTAGGGCTATCAAGCGTGCAAAAAATCCCCATACTCCTTGGAGCTGAATAAGGATCGGGTGAATCCTACATAATTCATGATTGCCTTGTTAGATCTTTCTATTTGAATGCACTTTGAACTGAAGATCGAAAAAAACCTGTTTACACAATCATGCCCATTGATGTACACAATAACTTAAACTTACTTTAAGTAAAGGATTGCTCTCTGCTATGGTTCCATGAACAACCAAAGAGATGTTGAAAGTTGTTATCTGCTCGAGCAAAAGATATTTATCAGCACAGACAAAGGAAGGTCGGAATCTAAAGGACGCTAAACTTTTGTTTCAAGAAGAAGTACAAGACATGTATAGCCAGATGAACAAGAAAAGAAGATAGGTTTGTAAACCGCAAAGCTTATACAGCTACTAATTGCTATAAAGAATAAATACTTGGacaaatacacaacacaccaaatAAGCTCACGTACCATGTCCTTCGTTACTTCCCAGGGTGCCCCGATGATAACCTCATCAACATACCGGCATGCTAACACACTAAGACTACGCTCATGAAGATGCATAATGGGAAGGTTATTTCCTCTGTGCTCACTGCATTGAAGCTAGGAAACGTTAAAAACTCTAATCATACGTAACTGAAATATCGCAAGCCCTGTGAAGACCAGTGATCTCAGATGGAATTCTAGCACGAATTTACATATGAAGGGCGttgcaaataaaaaaataagtgtGAGAGAGAAAACAATACCTCACAGTTTGGTCAGTGTGGATGCCCACAAGCAGAAAATCTCCAAGCTTCCTCGCACTCCTAAGGATCTGAGCAGAGATAGAAAGAACCCCTAAGTACATTATTCCTATTTTATGCGTAACTCAAATGCATAAGTTCTGTAAGTTTAACAAATGGCAATGACGAAATGGCTTAGCAGCTTTCATGTATTTGCAGACAACTCCTGTCAGCATTGGATATCAAAATATATCCACCTTGTTAGTCGTTAGACCTTATATAGCTTTCCGTTACAGGCtctttagttaagtaagaaattACTATCCTAAGAAGCAATATACTTTAGATTACCAACTAGACAGAGAAACTAAACATCAAAAATAAGATGTTCAACAAACCAATGACAGCTGTTCAGCAGCAACGAAACCAAATGAACCAAGCACCATGCATGACGACATAAAGTGAGCATACTTCTGCAAATTTTGGTTACAGTACCTCCACATGTCCGGCATGAAAGAGATCAAAAGCACCATCAATATATACCACACGAGCATTTGGTCCAGGTCcctgaagaaaagaaaatgaccATGCGTTGGTAAATCTTCAGAATGTTATATAGTAATGTCTTCACGTTATATTCATTTTCTCACTGTCACCTAATCGGTTTGGAAGATCCAGTTTTACTCCCAAAAATCACTTCGAAGAATTGATGCAAAATTTACttgattaatcaaaagaaaataaaactgaaatACCTTGCCATTTGAAAACTGAACAATCCGTCTAGAAGTAGGTAGAAATGATACTTGGGTTTTGCTACCAGTTTTTTCTTGAGCTTGCGTGGCATTCGTGGTTTGGAGGGGTTCAGGCACTGTTGCATTACTAACATTTTCAACAACTTGTGTATCTTTCATCGACGAAAGTATCCTTCCTAGATAATAACAAAAACTAAAGAAGATCAGCACAGGAGAACAGACATAACAAACCAGTACCCCAAAACTTGAGCACCgtagaaaacttaaaaataattTACTGTTAGATGGATAGGTAGAAATATAGTACCTACAATGTCTGTGCTCGAAACACCTTCAGTTCTTTTTATCTGCTTGTAACGACCCACTTTCTTCGCTAGAGCATAAGCATCAGTACCATCTGGGAGTAGACAAGGATCATCACCGTGAATAACGAAGTCAATCTGATGCTCATTGAATAAACGACTCATGAATTGCTCCGTAATTTCGTATGGAGCGTTGGCAATGACTTCATCTACCCATTTCAAGCCCTTAACAAGAACCAATCTATGAAAGAGTCCTCACATTAGATCACATTACTCAACATCTAGCATGCAAATTCATAGGATTCTCAAATTTATATTAAAGCAAGCCAAAAGATATTATACCTTTCTTCCATAGATAAAACAGGAGGACCTTTGTTTGCGATAATCTCTTCATCACTAACAACACCCACAACCAAAACATCACCCAAAGCTTTAGCTTGTCTCAACGCATTTGCATGACCATAATGCATAAGATCAAAACAACCATCCATATATACTCTGACAGGTTTCTTCACATATTTCTTCTTATGAAACAATCTCAAATCTGGCCAGTAAAATGGCAAATAATGCACACCAATTCCGCTGAAATAACTCGTGGACAACCCGAGAACAGCAGCTGTAAGCATTATACCTCCAAAAAAGTGTGGGTAATAATATACACCATCCCAGATCCAATTATGACTATCATACTCCATGGATCCCATTTTCTCCTTCACCCtgtaaaaacaacaacaaatccatGGTCAACAAATGGTCAACGAGGGTCAATGCCAACCCCATCTCCAAACAAAATTGAATTCCCaagtggaaaagaaaaaaaacctaaaagcaAACAGTAAGACAGGATTTCATTCCATCAAAACACTCAATCTGAAATCTAAAAGAGAAGTTTTTGCAAAACCCACGTTGCAGATACCCTTAATCCTTATACGCAAtcactaaaacatgaaattaaagagAAATCAGAGGTAATGGAGAGAAACCCAGATTTAATTCAACAAGAAAAACATGAAAACATCATAAAGGTACCTCCTTTGAGAGGTTTTAAGAGTTTTTCTCAACAAAATTTAATAGAAGGAACAACAGGAAACAGGGGTTTTAATTGATTTCTGCTCAcctttttcaatattgaaactaTCGAAAGCTGGATGAATGGGTGGATATATGTACGAAATTTGTCAGAAAGGATCTTACAATTTCTTGTTGTGAAGAAAACTTTCAGTTTTGATGAGAAGTTTCCTTCCTTTCTCACTCTTAAAAAAATTACTTTCTTTTTCAGAGAGAGAGGAGGACCTCCAAACTCCAACGGGAGCTCCCATATAATGGATTCTTTGTAATTTTATAATCCCGTAATTATCATATTTAATTTGATAGCAAATACTAacttatttaaataaaaaaataattttcttataattttttAATACATTTTGGTTATGAACTGGCTTTTAGTATACAACAAATTTACACCGTCAAATGTGTTTTCACAACCATGTGATAGAGGGGTGGCAGGTTTTAGTCACAAGATTGTGTTTGTTTACTTGCTACTAGCTAGTTGCTTGTCAGGATAAAATAGGATGGAGAGGTTGCCCATATCGTGAGCCTGAAATCTTTTGCCTCTTCTGTTTGATCACTTGTTAATGTAATTTTACATTTCATCCACGAATACCAAATTTTCATGATTTTGAGTAGGGGAGCAAAATATGATCGATATTCCTTCGTAAGCTACGTTCGTTCATAATAAGAGGACTTGAGAATTTTTAAAGGATGGCAAATTGTATCTATTTGGTTTCAGAGATCTTAGACCCGTACCTAATAATTCTATCACTTGTGGTTCATTCTTGTTTATCAGTGACCATTTATTTAAGGTGAATGCTTGTCGGAAAATCAAGACAATATCAAGCATACTATCTTAAGTAGATTTTTCAAACCTATTTTTGTCGCGGCTAAGAAATTGTTGGGCTTGAAGTTTTTTTCGTAAAAAACGTGGAAAAAGTCTTAGTTGAGTCCACGGACGTTGGTATGTCAGATTTGTTGTCCAGAGCTTGGATGCCAAAACTCATACTTGAATCACGTGATAAAGTTGGACTTCCGATTATATTAGGTTGATGAGGTTATAGTGTTTTCCCAACTTTCGTGTAACCCATGGTCGGAAAACATGTGATGTCGTTAGTCATCACTGATTCACTATTGaacttttgaaaataaaaagatgtaACTTCTAGTAATTGCATAATTTCCGAAAACAAAAACTCTGAACTTTCAGAAATTAAACGTGCAAAATAAAACATATGATACTTTCATAATTAGGTCATCTGTTATCGTAAGTTAGTGAAATAAACATGTTTCACACTCTCGAAAACTGAGTCATCTAGTTGTCGGAAGTGAATTTTTTTTCCTCGCTGCCAAGATTTTAGAAATTGTATTACCTAGCTTTTGAAAGTTAGCTCCTTCTGGACAACTTTCAAATTCATTCGGAAGTCACTTTCTAAACCTGGTATGAGCTAGATTCAATAGTAAGATgagttaaaaagaaaaatcaattgtTAAACAGGTGAGGATGAACTTCATGCATGCCCCTTGCATAGTTTTCGAATGAAACTCTTTCACGAATATTTTGAAATTATCAATGTTCTAAGGAAAGGTGGTGTCTATGATGGACAAAGGAGGGATGAGATTTTCTCtaagttggatggatgagattgcgtCGCGGCCCACTCAAAGCAAACCATAACCTATAGGCCATCTTGCGACCAGTTGGGACCAGCCGCTCCAACAAAATTCTCAACACCGGAAAACCATGGTGTGTTAGGGTTTTGTTAACCGAGATATAATATGTATCGAGATAATTTGTAAGTCACGACTTACAATAATGTTTTTAACGAAATTGAAATCATTACTCTCGATTATCACTGATTTCTTCCTTAATATTAGAAGCATTATTCATCATCGTAGCCCTCTACTAAACATCAAAATAATGTATTAATCCATCTTGCTCACATCGAAAAGTAAGCTACTTCTTCCTAACTTTAACTCTATGGGttttgtttttgaaaaaccaCTCATTTTTATCAATAGCCCaatgagttttacttttaattTTGGAATTTATAGCTAGATCACATCGAAAGGAACACCAATGACAAAATCAGCAACCGAAGGGGTAGGGCTGACCATAACAACTATCCAGAGAAAATTCCCAACGGAACTCCATCTGGGATTTTAAAGTATGGTTATATTTTTAATTTCCTCAATGAGATCATTTAGTTGATGTTAATATTATCAAGTATTAATAAACTGGTTTTAGCAAATTCCTCTTATCGATTATGACATTGATACTAAAGTAAGAATCTTTGTTCGTAATAATTTAATGTCACTACAGACAGACCAAGCAATAGCGTAATAACAAACATGATGCAAGATGGTTCCATTGATTTTGTGATCGATAGTTGAGATCGTCGAAGTAACTTGAGTTTACAAGGAATTTGGAAATATCGGGACGAATCAGTAGACAGTTTGAGGGTCACTTTAATTCCAATAAAACAGTGGGGAAGAAGATATATTTGGATTTATGAATGGATGATGGAATATTATGAAGGTTCAGAAGACATTGGGTTTTATCAGATTCTATTTTGCAGCAACAATTCAGCTTGAAGAATCATAGCAGGCTTTACACCACCAGGTTACTTACCTTAGCCTTAGCCAGTTAAACTTAAAGTTTCATTCAGTTTCAGTTAAAATAAAACTTCTGCCCGACATTGATGAAACTCTGAATGAGTTCATATAACTTTTGttttttaaataattttgaaATTTGGTAGTGATCTTATATTCTTATGCATGTGTTTAGAGTGTCGTTAAAAATAAACGTTTTAGGCGCCAACTTGAATCAAGGTGAATTATTCTTTACTCGGATCTTTGTATCATACAGAGTGTATGAAGTTCCAATAAGTGTTTCAGCTAGCTACAAAGAGGGAATCAAGGTTTCTTTAAACAAGTCTGAGTGGCATCTTTAAACTTTTGGGAAATTAAGTTTACGAAAGAAATTGGGAATCAAGAAGGAAGTGTTGATGGTGTTCGTTTGATTCAATTTTTGATCTCAAGGTTTCTTTGTTCATGATTTCATATTTTGAATTTTTGTCGTTACGGGATTCTCAGTTTGTCCAGTAGTTTTTCTGGTCAtccgaatttgtaatcctaaataTTATTTCATGTTCTTTTTTCGGTTTTACATCAACTCTTAACTTACCGAAGATGTTCACAGATGGTGCCATATCTATAGCCTGAAGTGAAGAAGATTATATTTGAGGCTTAATTCTAACAACTTGACATGCTATATCTATTGGGCCTAGGTTTGTTTTGTTGACTACATTTGTTGATTGACGTACTTATGCTAATTCTAACAACTTGACATGATTGAttgaaagaaaatatctcaatcCTAACGACTCATCCGTTACCGTAAATCATTCTCATTAAAACTCCTGCTCTTCCAGCATCACACCCAAAATATAATAAGGTAGCTACCAAAACTAATGAGAAAAAATCTTTGTTCATACCGTTTAAACGATATTGGTTTGTAATAAAAAGTTCTTATTATCTCCCTCTGTTTGACGTGTATTTCTTACGCTAACTTGGTGCATATGACGAGCTTCTATTGTATTTGATCTCATTATAACCTTGGCTTCCGGATGATGGGTTTGGTACATTGAGTTTGATGTGC comes from Papaver somniferum cultivar HN1 chromosome 7, ASM357369v1, whole genome shotgun sequence and encodes:
- the LOC113299982 gene encoding ethanolamine-phosphate cytidylyltransferase-like; this translates as MGSMEYDSHNWIWDGVYYYPHFFGGIMLTAAVLGLSTSYFSGIGVHYLPFYWPDLRLFHKKKYVKKPVRVYMDGCFDLMHYGHANALRQAKALGDVLVVGVVSDEEIIANKGPPVLSMEERLVLVKGLKWVDEVIANAPYEITEQFMSRLFNEHQIDFVIHGDDPCLLPDGTDAYALAKKVGRYKQIKRTEGVSSTDIVGRILSSMKDTQVVENVSNATVPEPLQTTNATQAQEKTGSKTQVSFLPTSRRIVQFSNGKGPGPNARVVYIDGAFDLFHAGHVEILRSARKLGDFLLVGIHTDQTVSEHRGNNLPIMHLHERSLSVLACRYVDEVIIGAPWEVTKDMITTFNISLVVHGTIAESNPLLKDSPDPYSAPRSMGIFCTLDSPKNITTTSVAKRIIANLEAYKKRNAKKEESEKRYYAGKTFVSGD